A single genomic interval of Asinibacterium sp. OR53 harbors:
- a CDS encoding GDSL-type esterase/lipase family protein, with translation MTKHHFSYLALGDSYTIGESVPLHESFPYLAVQLLRKAGLHFSAPEIVAQTGWTSGELAEHLLHTKLLEQYDFVSLLIGVNNQYRGLPAEDFENDLGFLLKKAKHLAGGHDERVMLLSIPDWGVTPFASNRDRELISTEIDHFNNVCVKAAAQFHVHYIDITAGSRKAKSDVSLLASDQLHYSAKEHAVWAEKIANTIRQVILHR, from the coding sequence ATGACCAAGCATCATTTCTCTTATCTCGCTCTCGGCGATTCTTATACCATCGGCGAATCGGTTCCCCTGCACGAATCATTCCCTTACCTGGCAGTGCAGTTATTGCGCAAGGCCGGCTTGCATTTCAGCGCACCCGAAATAGTAGCCCAGACCGGGTGGACCAGCGGAGAACTGGCAGAGCACCTTTTGCATACAAAACTGCTCGAGCAATATGATTTTGTTAGCCTGCTCATAGGCGTCAACAACCAGTACCGCGGACTTCCTGCTGAAGATTTTGAAAACGACCTGGGCTTTCTGCTGAAAAAAGCGAAACACCTGGCCGGCGGCCATGATGAAAGGGTGATGCTGCTATCTATTCCCGATTGGGGTGTTACGCCTTTTGCATCAAACCGCGACAGGGAGCTGATCTCGACAGAGATTGACCATTTCAATAATGTATGTGTAAAAGCGGCTGCGCAATTCCATGTACATTATATTGACATTACTGCCGGTAGCAGGAAAGCAAAAAGCGACGTCAGTTTATTAGCCTCGGATCAGTTGCATTATTCAGCAAAAGAACACGCTGTTTGGGCAGAGAAAATAGCGAATACCATCAGGCAGGTGATACTCCATCGCTGA
- a CDS encoding ParM/StbA family protein has protein sequence MNVVTLHFPSVFETAFGNMENTAKDLLNGIKVKKDNAWYMVGNLARHNGINPSRVTNATPAEEDFDILFRAALVNLAPRLQQPITVTIGFPFSTYHAFKQMAEQYLSKRHFMVEYDSQTFNVKGQVKREVFDIEKFEVIPEIVGGIIGLKHIVTNPVPQNFMVLSFGFGTLEGIMVSDASLIHRTAFSTHGLRYAIHNLTQELNKKYYLELKNEHQLDDVFMKGSIFANRKRVDIAETRKELLLQYYQKVVSPSMRTYFTDRDLELCEKIYILGGGAHYAELVQLVEDEFKDLMPVEVVPQPERVASVGYLYNSLRLSDNYPNRCAGIDLGNAFSALSFFSENLTNLDFKA, from the coding sequence ATGAACGTCGTTACACTGCATTTCCCAAGTGTTTTTGAAACCGCATTCGGTAATATGGAAAATACCGCCAAAGACCTGCTGAACGGTATCAAAGTAAAAAAAGACAATGCCTGGTATATGGTAGGCAATCTTGCCAGGCACAATGGCATTAACCCTTCGCGCGTTACGAATGCCACGCCGGCGGAAGAAGATTTCGACATTCTCTTCCGCGCCGCCCTGGTTAACCTTGCACCCCGGTTACAGCAACCCATAACGGTTACCATCGGCTTCCCGTTCTCTACCTATCATGCATTCAAGCAGATGGCCGAGCAATACCTTTCTAAAAGGCATTTCATGGTGGAGTATGATTCGCAAACTTTCAACGTAAAAGGACAGGTAAAGCGCGAGGTGTTTGATATTGAAAAGTTTGAAGTGATTCCAGAAATCGTGGGTGGTATCATAGGATTGAAGCATATCGTAACCAATCCTGTTCCACAAAATTTCATGGTACTTAGTTTTGGTTTTGGAACACTGGAAGGCATTATGGTTTCAGACGCCAGTCTCATCCATCGAACTGCATTCAGTACGCATGGTTTACGTTATGCCATTCACAACCTTACGCAGGAGTTGAACAAGAAGTATTACCTCGAACTCAAAAATGAGCACCAGTTGGATGATGTCTTTATGAAAGGGTCCATCTTTGCCAACCGTAAGCGGGTTGATATTGCCGAAACACGTAAAGAACTGCTGCTGCAATACTATCAAAAAGTGGTATCTCCTTCCATGCGGACTTATTTCACCGACCGCGACCTGGAGCTCTGCGAAAAAATATACATATTGGGCGGCGGCGCTCATTACGCGGAACTGGTTCAGCTTGTTGAAGATGAATTCAAAGACCTGATGCCCGTTGAAGTAGTGCCACAACCTGAACGGGTTGCCAGTGTTGGTTACCTGTATAATTCACTACGGTTGTCGGATAATTATCCCAACCGTTGTGCAGGCATTGACCTCGGAAATGCATTTTCTGCGTTGTCTTTCTTTTCAGAAAACCTAACCAACCTCGACTTTAAAGCTTAA
- a CDS encoding polymer-forming cytoskeletal protein, whose amino-acid sequence MLKLLSLIRKNGICCIPKGAVVHGGIDVSVPLYVYGTIYGEVEAGALVYLGNTGSIIGNVHAARLVVYGQIQGEIIVSGEAKMMDSANITGNISASPLVIDKDARIDGQVNAIHQQQSAVDNDTTPAQPPRWI is encoded by the coding sequence GTGCTGAAGCTTCTTTCTTTGATACGTAAAAATGGGATCTGTTGCATTCCCAAAGGCGCCGTGGTGCATGGTGGCATTGATGTATCTGTTCCATTGTATGTGTATGGAACTATCTATGGCGAAGTGGAAGCCGGTGCACTGGTTTACCTGGGAAATACAGGATCCATTATTGGAAATGTGCATGCAGCGCGCCTGGTTGTGTACGGACAGATCCAGGGAGAAATTATTGTCAGTGGAGAAGCGAAGATGATGGACAGTGCTAACATCACCGGCAACATCAGCGCTTCTCCGCTTGTTATTGATAAAGACGCCCGCATCGATGGACAGGTGAATGCGATTCACCAGCAGCAGTCTGCCGTCGATAATGATACCACTCCTGCTCAACCACCGCGTTGGATCTAA
- a CDS encoding TIGR03364 family FAD-dependent oxidoreductase, which produces MSNKTAIVVGAGIVGLATARALSLKGYKVTLVERTQKAVGASIRNFGMLWPVGQPEGTLYNRAVRSREIWKEVADSIGLWYEDAGSLHLAHHADEWVVLQELYDAFKASGRPVELLDKDAIMRRFKGVNGNGLQGGLFSATETIVDPREAIASIPAYLEEYLDVAFVWGKQVNAIAPGKVYIEGRILEADLVFICSGADFETLFPEAFSALPITKCKLQMMRFMPGSPQWRMGTSLCGGLSLIHYNSFKVAPSLGLLRKRYETEMPEYVANGIHVMISQNDKGELTVGDSHEYGHTFDPFDRVHINEMIIHYLKLFAVCDDWKLIQTWNGIYPKMTNGQTDVFLNPMQGVYIMNGLGGAGMTLSFGFAEEMIATL; this is translated from the coding sequence ATGAGTAATAAGACAGCCATTGTTGTGGGAGCGGGAATCGTTGGACTGGCAACAGCACGCGCACTCTCATTGAAAGGCTACAAGGTAACATTAGTAGAAAGAACGCAGAAAGCTGTAGGCGCTTCCATTCGCAATTTCGGAATGCTGTGGCCGGTGGGACAACCCGAAGGCACTTTATACAACCGGGCAGTGCGCAGCAGGGAAATATGGAAAGAAGTGGCCGACAGCATCGGACTATGGTATGAAGATGCCGGAAGCCTGCACCTGGCGCACCATGCAGATGAATGGGTTGTATTGCAGGAATTGTATGATGCGTTCAAAGCATCAGGCAGACCGGTTGAATTGTTGGATAAAGATGCGATTATGCGACGTTTCAAAGGGGTGAACGGGAACGGATTACAGGGTGGCTTGTTCAGCGCCACCGAGACCATTGTAGATCCGCGTGAAGCCATCGCTTCCATCCCTGCTTATCTTGAAGAATACCTCGATGTAGCGTTTGTTTGGGGAAAGCAGGTGAATGCAATTGCCCCGGGGAAAGTATATATCGAAGGGCGGATATTAGAAGCTGATCTTGTTTTTATATGCAGTGGCGCAGATTTTGAAACCCTTTTTCCTGAAGCGTTTTCCGCATTGCCGATTACCAAATGTAAATTGCAGATGATGCGTTTCATGCCGGGAAGTCCACAATGGCGTATGGGTACTTCTTTGTGCGGAGGTCTGTCACTGATCCATTACAACAGCTTCAAAGTAGCTCCGTCACTCGGATTGCTCAGGAAAAGGTATGAGACGGAAATGCCGGAATACGTGGCAAATGGAATACATGTGATGATCTCTCAAAACGACAAAGGAGAATTGACAGTAGGCGATTCTCACGAATATGGTCATACCTTCGATCCGTTCGACAGGGTGCATATCAACGAAATGATCATTCATTACCTCAAATTATTTGCAGTATGCGATGATTGGAAATTGATACAGACCTGGAATGGCATATATCCGAAAATGACGAACGGGCAAACCGATGTTTTCCTGAACCCTATGCAAGGTGTATATATCATGAATGGATTGGGAGGTGCAGGAATGACTTTGTCTTTCGGTTTCGCAGAAGAAATGATTGCAACATTATAA
- a CDS encoding DUF5690 family protein gives METKREKWVALYAAVITFLTYAAVYAFRKPFTVGTFQHEKNVLGLQYKDALVICQVLGYMASKFYGIRFIAELKRIGRGKTILLLVGISWLALLLFALLPAPFNIVCLFLNGFPLGMIWGIVFSFVEGRKATDFIGASLAVSFIFSSGLVKTIAKWLMVYGNINEYWIPFVTGLLFMLPMILLVFLLEKIPPPSVEDTNSRVARLPMNKEERKQFFNQFKTGLVLLIIVYVFLTIFRDIRDNFAADMWQELGFGNQPEVFTTTEVPTTILVLILISCMMLIQNNRRAFVLTHLIVILGFFMAGASSLLFVTHHLSPFMWMTLAGLGLYIGYIPFNCILFDRMIASFKCAGNVGFLMYLADSFGYMGSVGVIMLKAVFNLKLKWTAIYSNGVVVLSVMGIALTLLALAYFNKKYQTIVNEHE, from the coding sequence TTGGAAACTAAACGAGAAAAGTGGGTTGCCCTCTATGCAGCTGTTATAACCTTCCTCACTTATGCTGCTGTATATGCGTTCAGAAAGCCTTTTACAGTAGGCACATTTCAGCATGAAAAAAATGTGCTGGGCCTGCAGTATAAAGATGCCCTGGTCATTTGCCAGGTGCTGGGTTATATGGCCAGTAAGTTTTATGGGATTCGCTTTATAGCAGAGCTTAAAAGAATAGGCAGGGGCAAAACCATATTATTGCTGGTTGGTATCTCATGGCTGGCCTTGCTTTTATTTGCCCTGCTGCCGGCTCCTTTTAATATTGTATGCCTTTTTCTGAATGGATTTCCATTGGGAATGATATGGGGCATTGTGTTTTCTTTTGTGGAAGGAAGAAAAGCCACAGACTTCATAGGTGCTTCTCTTGCGGTAAGTTTTATTTTTTCTTCAGGCCTGGTTAAAACCATTGCGAAATGGCTGATGGTCTATGGAAATATAAACGAATACTGGATACCTTTTGTAACGGGATTGTTGTTTATGTTGCCCATGATATTATTGGTTTTCCTGCTGGAAAAAATACCGCCGCCTTCGGTCGAAGACACCAATAGCCGGGTAGCGCGTTTGCCCATGAATAAGGAAGAGCGAAAACAGTTTTTCAACCAGTTTAAAACAGGACTGGTGCTGCTCATCATCGTTTATGTGTTTCTTACCATTTTCCGGGACATACGCGACAATTTCGCAGCCGATATGTGGCAGGAGCTGGGCTTTGGTAACCAACCCGAAGTGTTTACCACTACAGAGGTACCTACCACCATATTGGTATTGATATTGATCAGCTGCATGATGCTGATTCAAAACAACAGGCGTGCTTTTGTACTTACGCATCTGATTGTGATACTGGGCTTTTTCATGGCAGGAGCCAGCTCCCTGTTATTTGTTACCCATCATCTCTCGCCCTTTATGTGGATGACCCTGGCCGGCCTTGGGTTATATATAGGTTATATTCCTTTCAACTGCATCTTATTTGACCGGATGATCGCTAGTTTTAAATGTGCAGGCAACGTGGGCTTCCTGATGTACCTGGCCGATTCATTCGGTTATATGGGAAGTGTGGGAGTGATCATGTTAAAGGCAGTTTTCAACCTGAAACTAAAATGGACTGCCATTTACAGCAACGGGGTAGTGGTACTGTCGGTGATGGGTATCGCACTTACTTTGCTGGCATTGGCTTATTTCAATAAAAAATATCAAACCATCGTGAACGAGCATGAGTAA
- a CDS encoding family 20 glycosylhydrolase: protein MLRSKLFLLLAGLPMLVFAQETVSIIPKPVSLQLNPGHFIIDEHSSIHYRSTEKDLAAAAHFLQQSIKTISGYTLPSNKTGFKTIQLVLKDTLGLGNEGYFLQVTNSGITIRSGAKAGIIYGIQSLLQTLPATRTNAVLRVPAMQVTDYPRFKWRGMHLDVSRHFFSADVVKEYIDLMASYKMNVFHWHLCDDQGWRLEIKKYPKLTTVGAWRVERPGKNWSDREPAKAGEAANYGGYYTQEQVKEIIAYAKERNVTIVPEIEMPGHSAAAIAAYPQLACSPHPQMVVTGGQYPKDNQSNYCPGNDSVFVFLQDVLKEVADLFPSQYIHVGGDEVDKSDWKKCPKCQARIKQEGLKDENELQSYLIRRIEKYLLKLNKKLIGWDEILEGGLAPEATVMSWRGESGGIEAAKMKHNVVMTPGSPCYFDHYQAGPEGEPLAIGGFNTLHKVYDYEPIPKELNGDEEKYVLGAQGNVWTEFIPTTEHLEYMVLPRMLALAEVLWSPKGSKDWEGFSQRLQYHFNGFDQKGLHYCKGNFTVNIKPASKDGKLKVSLATEATQGDIYYTLNGAAPNTGDHKYQGPIDIDSSVTIKAVTVLNGNVMGVKPAEQSFVMHKGIGSNVVYEHPVSKYYTADGPNSLTDGVRGTEAVGKFWHGFNGKDLVATVDLGMTRDVQYLSLGCLQRYRDWIFLPQSVLFETSVDGTHYTALPIITHQVSVNEKTTVIHDFVARFAARKIRYIRATAKSIGVCPKGHSGEGQPAWIFADELIVN, encoded by the coding sequence ATGTTGCGCAGTAAATTATTTCTGCTCCTGGCTGGCCTGCCCATGCTGGTTTTTGCACAGGAAACAGTCAGTATCATTCCCAAGCCGGTTTCCTTGCAATTGAATCCGGGCCATTTCATCATTGATGAACATAGTTCCATTCATTATCGCAGTACAGAAAAAGACCTGGCTGCTGCAGCGCATTTCTTGCAGCAAAGCATCAAGACGATTTCGGGCTATACATTGCCTTCCAACAAAACCGGCTTCAAAACCATACAACTGGTATTGAAGGATACGCTTGGCTTGGGCAATGAAGGTTATTTCCTGCAGGTAACCAATTCAGGCATTACAATCCGTTCCGGCGCCAAAGCGGGGATCATTTATGGTATACAATCGCTCCTGCAAACACTTCCTGCAACGCGCACCAATGCTGTTTTGCGGGTACCTGCCATGCAGGTAACAGATTATCCCAGGTTCAAATGGCGTGGCATGCACCTGGATGTAAGCCGTCATTTCTTTTCTGCTGATGTTGTTAAAGAATATATCGACCTGATGGCCAGTTACAAGATGAATGTGTTTCATTGGCATTTATGTGATGACCAGGGTTGGCGCCTGGAGATCAAAAAATATCCGAAGCTTACCACAGTAGGGGCTTGGCGCGTAGAAAGACCCGGAAAGAATTGGAGTGACAGGGAGCCGGCTAAAGCCGGCGAAGCAGCCAACTACGGCGGCTATTATACACAGGAACAAGTAAAAGAAATCATTGCGTATGCCAAGGAAAGGAATGTGACCATCGTTCCCGAAATAGAAATGCCGGGGCATTCGGCGGCAGCCATAGCGGCTTATCCGCAGTTGGCTTGCTCGCCACACCCGCAGATGGTGGTAACGGGCGGTCAATATCCGAAGGACAATCAATCCAATTATTGCCCCGGTAACGACAGCGTGTTTGTTTTTTTGCAGGATGTGTTGAAAGAAGTGGCAGATTTGTTTCCTTCTCAATACATACATGTAGGAGGAGATGAAGTAGATAAAAGTGACTGGAAGAAATGCCCCAAATGCCAGGCCCGGATCAAACAGGAAGGATTGAAAGATGAAAATGAATTGCAGAGTTACCTGATCCGCCGCATTGAAAAGTACCTGTTGAAACTGAATAAAAAGTTGATTGGTTGGGATGAAATACTGGAAGGCGGACTGGCGCCCGAAGCTACTGTAATGAGCTGGAGAGGAGAATCAGGTGGTATTGAAGCTGCCAAGATGAAACACAATGTGGTCATGACACCCGGTTCGCCCTGTTATTTCGATCATTACCAGGCCGGCCCCGAAGGAGAGCCACTGGCTATTGGCGGATTCAATACACTGCATAAAGTGTACGACTATGAACCCATCCCTAAAGAGCTGAACGGCGATGAAGAAAAATATGTATTGGGTGCGCAGGGCAATGTGTGGACGGAATTCATTCCCACAACAGAACACCTGGAATACATGGTGTTGCCAAGGATGCTGGCGTTGGCTGAAGTGCTGTGGAGCCCTAAAGGCAGTAAGGATTGGGAAGGATTCAGCCAGCGTTTGCAATATCATTTCAACGGGTTTGATCAAAAAGGATTGCATTATTGCAAAGGCAATTTTACTGTCAATATCAAACCTGCTTCAAAAGACGGTAAACTAAAAGTGAGCCTCGCTACAGAAGCAACCCAAGGAGATATCTATTACACGCTGAACGGCGCTGCACCCAATACCGGCGATCACAAATACCAGGGGCCGATCGATATAGACAGTTCTGTTACCATTAAAGCCGTTACCGTACTCAATGGCAACGTTATGGGCGTTAAGCCGGCCGAACAGTCTTTTGTCATGCACAAAGGCATCGGCAGTAATGTTGTGTATGAGCATCCGGTCAGTAAATATTATACGGCCGATGGCCCTAATTCACTCACCGATGGTGTGCGGGGAACAGAAGCCGTAGGTAAATTCTGGCATGGGTTTAATGGCAAGGACCTGGTGGCAACAGTTGATTTAGGTATGACTAGAGACGTTCAATATCTTTCGCTGGGTTGTTTGCAACGTTACCGCGACTGGATATTCCTGCCACAATCGGTACTGTTTGAAACATCGGTAGACGGCACTCACTATACGGCTTTGCCTATCATCACTCACCAGGTATCTGTGAATGAAAAAACTACGGTCATACACGATTTTGTTGCAAGATTTGCTGCGCGGAAAATAAGGTATATACGTGCGACCGCCAAAAGTATCGGGGTATGCCCGAAAGGACACAGCGGCGAAGGACAACCGGCCTGGATATTCGCAGACGAACTGATCGTTAATTAA
- a CDS encoding bifunctional YncE family protein/alkaline phosphatase family protein, translated as MKKIVWLLAVFCISSGITAQSLQTLEAGRVGLPNGWSLTPAGKSLPVGDLPLNIAVSASRKLMAITNNGQSTQTLQLIDVQQGKVLDNIIVPKLWVGLKFSADEKYLYASGGNDNWILKYTIRQQKLVLQDSIILGAKWPNKISPAGIDIDDAKQLLYVVTKDNNSLYVIDLQSKKTIQELKLPGEAYTCLLSHDKTKLYISCWGCGKLLTYHTGSRQLIAEINVGSNPNDICLSKNDRYLYVANANDNSVSVIDTRNQKILETLNAALYPDAPNGSTTNGVALSPDEKTLYIANADNNCLSVFDVSTPGSSHSKGFIPVGWYPSCVRTIGKNIWVANGKGFTSMANPYGPNPVNKKVHLGFQKGDPNKPAEVQYIGGLFKGTLSIIPVPDAKQLSIYSQVVYRNTPYTKEREKISEGAEGNPIPRRVGDASPIKYVFYIIKENRTYDQVLGDMPEGNGDTSLCLFGEKVTPNLHALAREFVLLDNFYVDGEVSADGHNWSMGAYATDYLEKTWVTSYGGRGGDYDAEGNRAIANNKKGFIWDHCKRAGVSYRTYGEFADDYKPNIPVLKDHFCPYYTSWDQRVRDTTRVGQWKREFDSLVANHALPQLSTLRIINDHTEGLSKGRPTPFAHVADNDLAIGMFIEYLSKSSVWKESAVFVLEDDAQDGPDHVDAHRSTAYVMGGFVKRHFVDHSMYSTSSMLRTIELILGIPPMSQYDAAATPMWRCFSATPDLTPFAAKPLQTDINERNEVVNAWQKKSETFDFTKEDRAPDREFTEVIWKAVKGEHAIVPAPRRASFFKPNPRMVDND; from the coding sequence ATGAAAAAGATAGTATGGTTATTGGCTGTGTTTTGTATTTCGAGCGGTATTACAGCGCAATCATTGCAAACCCTGGAAGCAGGTCGGGTAGGGCTTCCCAACGGATGGAGCCTCACGCCGGCAGGTAAAAGCCTGCCTGTGGGTGATCTGCCGTTGAATATTGCTGTAAGCGCATCGAGAAAATTAATGGCAATAACCAATAACGGGCAAAGCACCCAGACCTTGCAGCTGATCGATGTGCAGCAAGGTAAAGTGCTGGACAATATCATAGTACCCAAATTGTGGGTAGGTTTGAAGTTCAGCGCCGATGAAAAATACCTGTACGCATCCGGTGGTAACGATAACTGGATACTGAAATATACCATCCGCCAACAAAAACTGGTGTTACAGGATAGCATCATCCTGGGTGCTAAATGGCCTAATAAAATATCACCCGCCGGCATCGATATCGATGATGCCAAACAATTGCTTTATGTGGTAACCAAAGACAACAACTCGCTGTATGTGATCGATCTTCAATCGAAGAAAACCATACAAGAGTTGAAGCTTCCGGGAGAAGCTTATACCTGTTTGTTATCACACGATAAAACCAAGCTGTATATTTCCTGCTGGGGTTGTGGCAAATTACTGACTTATCATACCGGCTCTCGTCAATTGATCGCAGAAATCAATGTGGGCAGTAACCCGAACGATATCTGTCTTTCCAAAAACGACAGGTACCTCTATGTAGCCAACGCCAATGATAACAGCGTATCAGTGATCGATACCAGGAACCAAAAAATATTGGAAACGCTGAATGCCGCTTTGTACCCTGATGCACCCAATGGATCTACTACCAATGGAGTAGCGTTGAGTCCGGATGAAAAAACACTATACATCGCCAATGCAGACAATAACTGTTTGTCTGTTTTCGATGTATCAACGCCCGGTAGTAGTCATTCAAAAGGTTTTATACCGGTGGGTTGGTATCCTTCCTGTGTAAGAACCATTGGCAAGAATATATGGGTGGCCAACGGAAAAGGATTCACTTCCATGGCCAATCCGTATGGTCCCAATCCTGTGAACAAGAAAGTGCATTTAGGTTTTCAAAAAGGTGATCCTAATAAGCCTGCAGAAGTACAATACATCGGCGGACTCTTCAAAGGAACCCTCAGCATTATCCCGGTTCCCGATGCAAAACAGTTGAGCATTTACTCACAGGTGGTATATCGCAATACACCTTATACAAAAGAAAGAGAAAAGATAAGTGAAGGCGCGGAAGGCAACCCCATACCCAGAAGAGTAGGAGATGCGTCGCCTATTAAATATGTGTTCTACATCATCAAAGAAAACAGGACTTACGACCAGGTATTGGGCGATATGCCGGAAGGTAATGGCGATACCAGTCTTTGTTTGTTTGGAGAAAAAGTAACGCCCAACCTGCATGCGCTGGCCAGGGAATTTGTATTGCTCGATAATTTTTATGTTGATGGTGAAGTAAGTGCCGATGGTCATAACTGGAGCATGGGTGCTTATGCTACCGATTACCTGGAGAAAACATGGGTAACCAGTTATGGCGGCAGAGGCGGTGATTACGATGCGGAAGGCAACAGGGCCATTGCCAATAACAAAAAAGGATTTATCTGGGATCATTGCAAAAGAGCGGGCGTGAGTTATCGTACCTATGGTGAATTTGCAGATGATTACAAGCCCAATATACCGGTGTTGAAAGATCATTTCTGTCCGTATTATACCAGTTGGGACCAGCGCGTACGTGATACCACACGGGTAGGTCAGTGGAAAAGGGAATTCGATTCGCTGGTGGCCAACCATGCGCTGCCGCAGTTAAGCACGCTTCGCATCATCAATGATCATACAGAGGGGTTGAGCAAAGGACGGCCTACGCCTTTTGCCCATGTTGCTGATAACGACCTGGCCATAGGCATGTTCATCGAGTACCTCAGCAAAAGCTCCGTGTGGAAAGAGTCTGCCGTTTTTGTTCTGGAAGACGATGCACAGGATGGCCCCGATCATGTGGATGCACACAGGAGTACAGCTTATGTGATGGGTGGATTTGTAAAAAGGCATTTTGTAGATCATAGCATGTATTCTACTTCTTCGATGCTGCGTACCATTGAACTGATTTTAGGTATTCCGCCCATGAGCCAGTACGATGCTGCTGCAACGCCCATGTGGCGCTGTTTCTCGGCAACGCCTGATCTCACGCCTTTCGCTGCAAAGCCCTTGCAGACAGATATCAATGAAAGAAATGAAGTGGTCAATGCATGGCAGAAGAAAAGCGAGACTTTCGATTTCACCAAAGAAGACCGGGCGCCCGACAGGGAGTTCACAGAAGTGATCTGGAAAGCAGTGAAAGGAGAACACGCTATTGTGCCGGCACCAAGAAGGGCTTCATTCTTCAAGCCGAATCCCAGGATGGTTGATAATGATTAG
- a CDS encoding HAD family hydrolase: protein MNTALVVFDIAGTTVLDKGNVNEAFRRAFTASGIEVEVPAINKVMGYRKIEAVEIILDQFAPGRKVTEPELIATIHDVFTQNMVRFYENDDTLQPLPHVMETFEWLQSKGIKITLDTGFTRIITDAILKKLNWDKHPHINAVICSDEVPQGRPHPYMIQSLMQQTGVTDPARVVKVGDTEVDIQEGRNANCGLVVAVTTGAYTREALVPYEPDYIIDSMQELVAKIQ from the coding sequence ATGAATACAGCATTGGTAGTTTTTGATATCGCCGGTACAACGGTATTGGACAAAGGAAACGTAAACGAAGCATTCCGCAGGGCTTTTACGGCATCAGGTATTGAAGTGGAAGTACCCGCTATCAACAAAGTGATGGGATATCGTAAGATAGAAGCTGTGGAGATCATCCTAGACCAGTTTGCACCTGGTAGGAAAGTAACAGAGCCCGAACTGATAGCTACTATTCACGATGTTTTTACTCAGAACATGGTTCGTTTCTATGAAAACGACGACACACTGCAGCCATTGCCTCATGTAATGGAGACATTTGAATGGCTGCAATCAAAAGGTATCAAGATAACGCTCGATACCGGATTTACACGCATCATCACAGATGCCATATTGAAGAAACTGAATTGGGACAAGCATCCGCACATAAATGCTGTGATTTGCAGCGATGAAGTGCCACAAGGCAGACCCCATCCTTATATGATTCAAAGCCTGATGCAACAAACGGGCGTTACCGATCCGGCACGTGTAGTGAAAGTGGGAGATACGGAAGTGGATATCCAGGAAGGACGGAATGCAAACTGCGGGCTCGTAGTGGCTGTTACTACCGGTGCTTACACACGCGAGGCATTGGTGCCTTATGAACCCGACTATATCATTGATTCTATGCAGGAACTGGTTGCTAAAATTCAATAG
- a CDS encoding HD domain-containing protein, which produces MTQQEVTQIVKEILALYEQYGDADYIGEPVSQLEHMCQCAQLAEEEGYDNEVILAAFMHDIGHLCGNLLSASEMNGFGIVDHEKLGEVYIRSKGFSEKVAKLVGSHVASKRYLTFKYPEYYAKLSPASKETLVMQGGMMTVEEAEAFEQEELFHLYVTLRRWDEEAKRENVPLVSLQHYERIMEEHLLKQ; this is translated from the coding sequence ATGACGCAACAGGAGGTAACCCAGATCGTAAAAGAAATCCTTGCGCTCTATGAGCAATATGGAGATGCTGATTACATAGGCGAGCCGGTGTCGCAACTGGAGCATATGTGCCAATGCGCGCAACTGGCGGAAGAAGAGGGCTATGACAATGAAGTGATCCTGGCCGCATTCATGCACGATATAGGGCATCTCTGCGGTAACCTGTTGTCTGCCTCAGAAATGAACGGATTCGGCATTGTAGACCATGAGAAATTGGGTGAGGTATACATCAGGAGCAAAGGGTTTTCCGAAAAAGTAGCCAAACTGGTAGGGTCGCATGTGGCATCCAAAAGATACCTTACTTTTAAATATCCCGAATACTACGCAAAATTATCACCGGCCAGTAAAGAAACGCTGGTGATGCAGGGGGGTATGATGACAGTGGAAGAAGCAGAAGCATTTGAGCAGGAAGAACTGTTTCACCTGTATGTAACCCTTCGCAGGTGGGACGAAGAAGCTAAAAGAGAAAACGTTCCATTGGTTTCCCTGCAACATTATGAACGTATAATGGAAGAACACTTATTAAAACAATAG